CAAAGCCTTTTTACCACAAAGCTGTCACGTAGAGAGTAAACATCACTATGCAACCCtatgtttctgtttttctgaAAGTTTATGCAGTGTATAAAGTTAATGTGGCTCCTTGGCCTAGATGATGGTACTGTTGACCTCACGCTGTCAATGGAGGTTACCAACACCCAATATGATGTCACCAATAATCACCACAAGAGCATAAACCCCCCTTAAAGTGATGGAATCGATTTGAATCCCTGACAACAATGTCCCGGCCTTCTAGAATTGATATTAACTTAATAACAGAGTGGCAATCTCCACAGACTCTCAGGTTCTTAACAATTTGGAGAGGAGTCCCAGGAGGAGTGCCAATTAATCCAAAAGCAATGGCAAGCCTCTCACTATGTTGAGAGAGAATAGCCTCCTTGTGTTCCTCATCAACATCCTGAAACACATAGCTAGTATCAGGCTGATAACCAGCACCCTTCAACTGGCAACTCAGCTCTTCAAGTTTTGCATAAATTTGATTAGAAAGCGGGTGAGAAACATCACCAGCCAAAAATGTGTAGGTCTTGTTCTTCACCTCAATCCAGCTGTACCCTGCTACTTTTTTCACTTTCTTCTCCTCCATCAATTTCCTTACTTTGGCTCTTTCTTTCCAGTTTCCTACCGAAGCATACATATTTGTTAGCAGGACATATGAAGCTGGATTTTGTGGCTGCAGAGAAATGAGCTTGTCTGCTGCAAGTTTCCCCACCTCTAGATTACGGTGAATACAGGAAGCAGCCAAGAGAGTTCGCCACACATTTGCACTTGCTGGAAATGGCATCTCATTTATGATTTCCATGGCTTTTACAAGCATTCCAGCCCGGCCATATAGATCAACCATGCAAGAATAGTGCTCCATTCTAGGCTCAATATGGTGATCTTTAACCATTATATCGAAATATCTTTGACCTTCATTTGCGAGTCCAGTATGCGTGCAGGCAGAAATGACTCCGATGAATGTTACACCATCCATCTCCAAGTTTTGCCTCTGCATCTCCTCAAATACTTCAAGAGCTTTCCTTCCATAGCCATGTTGTGCATATCCAGAGATAATAGAATTCCATGACACTAAATCCCTCTCCCTTTGCCTCTTGAAAACTTCAAATGCACTTTCAATGTCCCCTCTCTTTGAATACATGGTAAGAAGAGCACTACTAACACACAGAGCATTATTGAATCTTGATTTAATTGACCAGGCATGGAGCTGTTTCCCTTGTTCTACTCCTGCAGTAGGAGCTGCACATGCGTTAATGATACCAGAGAAGGTATACTCATTCGGTTTAATCTTCTCCTTTGCCATTTGTACAAATATCCTAACAGCACCCTCAGTGTCTCCTATTTGAGCATATCCACAAATCATTGCCGACCATGCCACGATGTCCTTCTCCTCTATTCTTTGGAAAACCTTTGAAGCTTCATCAACATTCCCTCGTTTGACATAAGCATCTAAAAGTGCAGTTCCAACAGAAGGTGACTTGACGTAATTTCTTTTGATGGCTTGTGCGTGCATCTCAAAAGGAGAAACACCAGGTTGAGCCGTAAGTATAGTAGAGTAGGTAAAATCATTTGGTTTAATACCTTCCCTACTCATTTGGCAAAACAGGTTGACAGCTTGTTCTGCCATGCCATTCTGCAAATACCCACTAATCATGGCTGTCCATGACACCACATTTCGAACTTCATCACTCATCACAGAAAATATCTTGAAAGCATTATCCATTTCCCCACACTTGCTGTAAGCAAGCATCAGTGTAGTCCTAATATTCTTATCATATTCAAACCCACTCTTTAAAACCTGACAATGAAGCTGCCTGGAAAAACCCAATTCCTTAATATTACCACACAGCTTAATAACAGGGGCAAAAACCATCTTGGTGAGCTTTACACCCGCAAGTCTCATATGGTAAAACACATCCAAAGTTTCTAAATGGAGCCCATTTGTTACCAGACCAGCAACCATGCTGTTCCAACTAACAGCATTCCTATCTGTCATACTATCAAAAACAGCTCTAGCATCTCTAATCATCCCTGACTTAAAGTACATATTAATCAAAGAATTGCTAGCAAACGTAGCAACCCCGAATCCATTCTTTATCGCCATTGTATGAACTTGAATTCCCGCCTCAACCATCCCTTCATCTGTCAAAGCGCCAATAACAGCCGAAAACGTAAATGGGTTTGGCTTAATCCCCTCCACTAGCATTCGAAGAAACAATTTCAATGTCTCCACATTCAATCCATTTTGTGCATATCCTGTGAGCAATGAGGTCCACGAAACTACATTCCTCGCCCCCATTTCATCAAAAGCTCTCCTCCCTTCTTCAACATTCTCATTCTTCAAATACATATCCAAAAGTGCAGTACCAACACTAACATCCTCCAAAAAACCAGACTTTAAACTATAATTATGCACTTGAATACCAAAGTTTCGATCAAACAAGAACGAACAAGCTTTTAAAACACAAGAAAGAGTTGacccatcaataaaaaaacccgAACGATGAATTCCCACAAAGAGATCGACAACCCCTCTGTTTCTGTTCTCTCGAGAGCATTGAAAAAGCAAGTGATTGTAGTACACAAGGTCTTGTTGCGGACTTTTACAGAACACGGGGTGTGCTTCTGACAAATTTGGAGGTTTAGAGCCTGAATGGGGTTTCAAGGCAACACTATGGGTTTGTAGCAGAGGCTGGTGAGTGTGGAGTTGCAGATTGAAGCGGGATCTGAGAGTTTTTGAGGTCTGCTTTATCTGAGGTTTTGTAAGGGTCTTGAAAGTCATGTTTTCATGTCTTCAGAATGACAAGGTGTGACATCTCTGGTTTTATGCTCGAGGAAAAATATTCTGCCAAGTTAGATCTTGGGAAACTACAAGGACACCCTCTACCTATCAGGGGTGATTCAATTAGGTGTCTCCCTTACTAATTGATCAGTTTTAAATCTATATGAACtcaaattgacaaaaaataattatgatctCAAATAGAATTTTGACAgaataaataaacttaatatattgttatcttaatataaagGCATTAATTTACTTGTCATCTGGcaataacaaacaaaagaaagataacatacactaaaaaaacatagaaattaTGAAACAAAAAGTTTACTAgattaaaattgtttaaaaggaagagattttattcatgattttttaaaaatattttaaactattctttttattttaagattttaaaaacctaaaaactaTTCCTTTGGTAATTAAAGTTCATAGGGTAATGTTAAGTTTTGGATGCTAGTTAGGGTTAAAATATAGCTCTAGAAGCATATGGTTTTCatcagaattaaaataaaaataatataaaaatatttaacatgtgTGAAAagattcaatttgttttaagaatataaataaaattaaaaaaagtaaaatataaggatgaaaatgaaataattataaatatattgaggCTAAAATGTAGTTTACCCATTAGTTTTGGATGGGTTGTAAGAAATTGAGACAGTATGGTACACCAAGAAAAGGCACAGCAACAGTTTGCAAGAAAAAGGCTAACGCTGAACACAACTTGCAATTTGTAAAGCCCCGTTCTTTCTTTCTGTCCTTTTCAAATCTAAAccctatttttctatttttcctctttacagtctttttttttgctttttctttcaattctgtACTCTTTAACAGTCGTCTCCcaccctccctctctctctctctgtgctTCACGCACACTCAAGCAATATTTTGTGCTTTTAAATTTTGACCGTTAGTAGAGAAAAGAAGTTCTTTTCTCgatcttctctctttttaatcTCCTAGGGTTTTATAGGGACTCGGAAATTTCAAGGAAGGTTTCTTGTTCTATCAAGTTCACGTCTTTTCTTGTTGAAACACCCACAATTAGCCTAACAAAgccttttgtttgtttataatgAAGTAGGTGTTCATTTGCGAActgggttttctttctttagtgTAATTGAGGGTTCTAGTATTGAAAAAGTAATGAACTTTGATGCCCTTTTGGCGGGTTTTgaagaaacaaattgaaaagattgCTTCTTGGGTTAGATAAACACTAATATAAGATGATTGCGGAGAAACCCAGTTGGGTTAGGCATGAAGGAATGCAAATTTTCTCCATTGATATTCAGCCTGGTGGCTATAGGTTTGCTACTGGTGGAGGTGACCACAAGGTATGTTCTTTCTCATCATTAGTGCTCTGTTTTGTTTCCAGGATTAAAGAATAGGAAATTAAATCCTTCTGCTTTGTCattatttagggtttcttagaagTGAAATCTTTGGTTAATTGTGCACAATTGCACTAGTTTACTTAGCATGGACTCGTATGGCTTTGTTAATGCAGTTTAAGGTAATGCCTTTATTAAAATTGGCAATATAGTGCAAtgcacctttctttttcaaatttccaTTATTTCTGTATGCTTTGGATTTCGTTTGGCTGAATGTGCGCTCTTTCTTCCCTTTTCCtgtagtttttaaattttaggaaTTTGTGTCTTTGCTGAATGCAGCTAAACCTGCCTCACAAGTTGCAGtgtgaaaaatcaaatatttgatgaaaattTGTCGGTTGTAGTAGTTGCTCTCTCATGGAGCGAAGCTGCAGTTAAGAAATTGGTGATTGTGGGTGAAGAGAAAGAAGTATTTGAAGTATTTGGTTTAGGCCCTGTTTCACATTGCGGTCCaacaaagttttgattttttttagcttcaaattaatttttttagtatttttggatcGATTTGAtcatgctgatgttaaaaatgaattttaaaaaataataaaaaaacattattttgatgcaatgcatttccaagtgaaaagtattttgaaaagcaatctcTACAACACTTTCAAACAGGCTTTTAGTATGAATTTAGTTTCTAGCTAGCCTTTAAAGGAAATTTTCATGCTTCAATTTCTGTTTTCCTTCTGATTTTCTAAACTTGTTATGATTTTTGAGTCGACGATTTTCAAAGCAATAGAAAAAACTTGTTATGCCATTTCATTTCTGCTTTCAACTTTGTGTATGATTTCCATGGTTTACTCTGTTGAGTGACATTATGTTATTGAAACAACTGACTGCTTTTATATATACGATAAAGTACATGATGAGACATTAGTAGATGCTAGATGCCTTGAATCTAGATATTTCATTAAGTTGTTGCATCTCGGTATAGAGCATGAGTGTGGTAAGTAGGGGAATAGGAAATCagagttgttattttttttattaactttaaggCTTTAATCAATATAGCAATGTGTTTAGTGATTTAACTCATGGTaactaatatttattgttttcgaGTCGCCTACTTACCAtgataaaaagtttttattcttATGGATTTTGGTAATTTCTGGAGCTCTAAATGTGAGTTCGTTGAGTAGCTGTTATGAAGTGCAACCCATAATTTTTCACAGTAATATGTCAACTTGGTAGTGGTAAAAGAGTGTTATTAGTAGCAATATTCTGTTCATTTTTCATGGAACTCCATGTTCTTGCTTTCACAATTTAATTCATGGGTTTTGGTAAATTGTAATgcatttttattgattaataagaAATTGGTTTCTAACCTAAATACATCATCGAGGAGgcatttgtttttgaaaaagtgGCTGCTTAACATTGCTTCACCTTCTTTGATGTGCCCTGATGTGGCACTGCATATGATTATGACCAAAGATTCCCATCTAAAGGGGATGTTCCTGTGAATCAGTTCTTATAGTCATTTGTCACTCATGTCAAATTTTGTCAGGTAATTTCTATAAGTACTTAATTATGACATCTACCTTTCCCACTAATTATATGCAGGTTCGGATATGGAACATGAATTCTGTTAGCCGGGACCTGGAAATTAACGAACCAACACAAAGGCTGCTTGCAACTCTCCGCGACCACTTCGGGTCTGTCAATTGTGTTAGGTGGGCTAAGCATGGTCGGTATGTTGCATCAGGGTCAGATGATCAAGTTATTTTAGTTCATGAACGGAAGCCTGGTTCAGGAACCACAGAGTTTGGCAGCGGAGAACCTCCTGATGTTGAGAATTGGAAAGTTGCAATGACATTGAGAGGGCATACTGCAGATGTGGTAATGAAATTGCTTTTACTACCGGAAAGTTTGGACACTACATGAAAGTGAAATTATTGACTTGTTATGTTtcttaattgagtttcatgctaccttttttagaaaaataaattgtctaAACTCACACACTTACTATATGAAGGTGAATTCATCCACTCAGCATATCATTTACATCAGATAGAAACAAGTTCATTTCAATCATGAGGACAGCAAGACATTGGCTCCTGAACacaaaaatacaaacatatACTCAGCGCTACACAAATTGAAATCATTCAgtcatattgtttttgaaatcgagtttcttgcttttttcttcaaaaaataaaaataaagaaaaagaaaaaagaaaaaactgtcATTTTCCTTCATAAATATTGACTATTgaaaacacacacatacatttGTGCATGCATAACTATGTGtaaatatatagatatattatatttgacTAGTTTGGATGGCTCTCCCCCTTAAAGCATTAGTGTGCTTCCATGTGCTAGGATACACaaatgaaaaagaataaatggtgattaaatttatcaattttatgtgATTAAATTCTCTTCTTAATTTGTGAGTGTAATTTCTCATGGTCTCACTGGGTGCCTTTTAAccaggaagtttttttttcatgcctaAAGTAGGTGGATCTTAATTGGTCCCCAGATGACTCCATATTGGCTAGCGGGAGTTTGGACAACACCATCCATGTCTGGAATATGAGCAATGGCATTTGCACTGCTGTTCTCAGAGGTCACTCTAGCCTAGTTAAAGGAGTTACTTGGGATCCCATTGGCTCTTTCATAGCAAGTCAATCTGATGACAAGACGGTTATTATATGGCGGACAAGTGACTGGAGTCTGGCTCACAGAACAGATGGCCACTGGACTAAATCAGTAAGTTATTTTCCTAGTGGTGGATTTTCTTTATTCCATCTTTCCTATTTACTAACCTTAGTGTGTTATTTTCAGCTTGGATCTACGTTTTTCAGGCGCCTAGGATGGTCCCCCTGTGGTCATTTTATAACTACGACTCATGGTTTCCAGAAGCCAAGGCATTCTGCACCTGTTCTCGAGAGAGGGGAATGGGTTGCCACATTTGATTTCCTAGGACACAATGCCCCCATTATTGTGGTGAAGTTTAACCATTCAATGTTTAGAAGGAATTTTGCCAATGCCCAGGAAGTGAAAGCTGCACAAGTTGGGTGGACTAATGGGGCCTCAAAGATTGGAGGGAAAGAATCACAGCCGTACAATGTTATTGCAATTGGGAGTCAAGATCGCACTATAACTGTATGGACTACTGCAAGTCCGCGTCCTCTTTTTGTGGCCAAGCACTTCTTTACTCAAAGTGTTGTAGATTTATCCTGGTAAACATGATATTTCCAGAAAAGATATCATCATATTGTTATAGATCTGTTTTCCCTATTGTAGTGATTCTAGCTCCTGTATTCCATTTTTGTGGTTCTTCCTTCGTCTACttgatctttcttcttttctaacAGGAGTCCTGATGGGTATTCACTTTTTGCATGTTCCTTGGATGGTTCAGTGGCTACTTTCCATTTTGATGCTAAAGAACTTGGACACAGGCTAAGCGATATTGAACTTGATGAGTTAAAAAGAAGTCGTTATGGTGATGTCAGAGGTCGACAGGCAAACCTAGCAGAGAGTGCTGCACAGTTATTGCTCGAAGCATCAGccaaagaaacaacaaacaaaaaagtgGCATTGGATATTCAGCAAAGTCAGATATCTGTAAAACCTTCTGTTGACTTGGGGGTCATTGCAAAGACTTCTGAGCCTCAAGTTGACGGTGGCAAGAATAATGGGGGAGCCACTGGTGATGGATTGAATAAAGTGCCAACTCCTGCCCAGATTTCTAGTCCAGTAAAACAAAGAGAATACAGACGTGCTGATGGTAGAAAGAGGATCATTCCAGAAGCTGTAGGAGTGCCTAATCAACCAGAAACAATGACTGGTGGGGCCCAGTCTCAATCTCTTGATTTCCCTCGTGTGTCATCTGATCACAGAAAGGTTGAAAATGGAATAGGTTCTGTTGATGGTGGCTTGCGAGAGAGTTCTATCAGGGGAACACTCGTCAGAAGCTCTGATTTAAAAGAGCGCTCTGTTGTCGCTGCAAGGGCTACCGTTACTGAGAGCCTTGTTATTGAGAAGGTTCCAGGTTCTGCAGGAAGGGATGGAAGCATCAATGTGGAACCGTCTGGGAGTGTGAAGGCGTCCAGTTCCTCTAGTTCTTGTAGCACCCCTCTCTCAATCAGGgtatttgataagaaaatagGAGAAGATGCCATACCAATATCCTTGGAAGCTTGTCCTAGAGAACATGTAGTAAATGACATTGTTGGGGTGGGCAATACATGTATGATGAAAGAAACAGAAATTGTTTGCACAAGAGGGGCTGAAACTCTCTGGTCTGATAGGATCTCAGGAAAAGTTACTGTTTTAGCTGGAAATGCAAACTTCTGGGCAGTTGGTTGTGAAGATGGATGCCTACAGGTAATTGAACCTCGTCCTTTGCAAATGGCCcaaaactgtttttttcttcaactgttttaagttttgaattgTTCTGAACATTGCATTATAACAAAGATTTGTTCTCTTGTCCAGAGAATGAAAAGGATTTAAGTAGCATAAATTTTTAATCACAAGAAGAATGATTCTGTGGATTTCAGGTGATCATTGGAGCGTTTTAAGATTGCTGGTTggtttaaaacatatttttttatactcaaGTATGTGTCAGGAATCTTCTTAATCAACTGTACTGCTAACCTGTTTGTTTAACAAACCCAACATCTATGGATTTTTCAAATTAACTGAGAAGGAACTGCTGATTTTcgaataagttttttaattagatgatcAAATGGTTAGAACTCGTATGTGAAGGTAATGCAGCCACAATTAAAgaatttagtccctaaacttgcCCATCTCAATAGTGGAAACTCTGTAGCCAGATTAGGGATATTGACCACACTGAGAGAATTGGATTGTGGTCTTGTGAATTCAGATTTGGGGGACCTGAATTCAAATTCACTATTCTGATGCAATATGTTGTGACAGTCTTGGGTGTGAAACACAACAGTTTGAGAGTTCTGATTGATCAGGATGGTCTTGCCTATTCACTACAGATTATGGAAGTTCTGAATATCTACCTTCTAGTGGACGTCATAAgctgtaaattttattttcttaatttttgtttgccCTTAAGACTGGTAATCCGATCTCTTGCACattctttttatgaaaaataaaccaGTAATGAAACACTTGAGGTTGATGCTTCAACTCATATTTCATGAAAATCACAAGGGGTGTGGTGGATTCTTGACATCCTAGTTGTAGATGTAGTTCCTTTTTTGGTAGTTATGTTTCATATCATGTTAGGTCTTTTTATATCATGTTAGGTTTCTTTAAGCTGATCAAAACTTATAGTATAAATGTTCTGGTTGTGTTTGAGAAGGTTTACACAAAGTGTGGGAGACGTGCCATGCCAACCATGATGATGGGATCTGCAGCAACTTTTATTGATTGTGATGAGTGCTGGAAGTTGTTGCTGGTCACAAGGAAGGGATCTTTGTATGTATGGGATTTGTTTAGTCGTAGTTGTCTCCTTCAGGATTCTTTGGCATCTCTAATTACCTCAGACCCAAACTCTGTAAAAGGTTAGATATTTTGTAATAACGTAATACTTGAGCACAATTCAGAGCAGATACTGCTCTTAAGTCTTTTTGGAGCATTTTACAGCCCGCGGGGTGTCAATTTTGTGTGTACTTCTAATTGGATGCTTTATTGTGTTCTCCTTTCTCTTTCAGGGACAATCAAAGTTATATCTGTGAAGTTATCAAAATCTGGTTCTCCTCTTGTTGTTTTGGCCACACGTCATGCCTTCCTCTTTGACATGAGTCTTATGTGTTGGCTAAGAGTGGCAGATGATTGCTTCCCTGCATCAAATTTTGCTGGCTCCTGGAACTTGGGTTCGATTCAGAGTGGTGAGCTAGCTGCATTGCAGGTGGATGTCAGGAAGTTTTTGGCCAGAAAACCATGTGGGAGCAGGTATTCATCCATATCtacaatgtttattttattatctgaatttttaattgaattagatTTCTTTAAATATGTTAACTAGAAAGATTGCTCTAAAGCCTCTGTAACACTTTTTGCTAGCTTGCTGCTGAATTTGTTTGACAAGGAAAAAAGGGTAAATCACAATTCCCCGAAGTACTATAAAATCACAAGCCAActtaaaaatttgaatattgATAGAAACCCAATTTTATACCTAAAAGCacccttgtatttttttttaaaaaaaatattacagcaagaatactaaaaaaacctcaagccaaaattgacttaattaaatagtgaaataaatactatttatttatctactaaaaataatcatttcaattttttttttatttcctttctctAACTTTTGgaggtttttttaatcaactatctttatttaaatagtaattatGGACATTTTGGGTACAAAAGGGAGTTTATGCAATACTTTCTTGAACACGGAGAGGGTTTTCTAACTTTTAAGTGGTCCATGATATCTGAGGATTATTGTAATTTaccaagaaaaaacaatgaacaaaagGAGACAAAAATAAATGGCAACTACTCCAGCTATCTTGACATTCctaatttcttgaatttctgaggatttcatttaatttcctTGATTAGTTGCCAAATCTCCAACTAATCAGCACAACATTTCAATTGTTTAATGTTACTTCTGGAGttcatattttatgatttatgcaTCTAGCTTCTATTGCTTCACATGTGGTGGTTCTGTTTTCAGAGTGACGGATGATGGAGTGCAGACACGTGCTCATTTGGAGGCTCAGTTGGAATCCTCTTTAGCTTTAAAGTCCCCTAATGAATATCGCCAGTGCCTTCTATCTTACATTCGCTTCCTTGCAAGGTGTTCTTTTTGTAGTAgacttattatttgtttattttcccCTGATGTTTATGAATGACAGTTGCTACATATGGGGCCTTTCTCATGGTTGTATCTATCCATTCAATTCACATGAGTGTAACTTTGGTTGCAGAGAAGCAGATGAATCTCGTTTACGAGAAGTCTGTGAGAGTTTTCTTGGACCTCCTACTGGGATGGCTGAATCCACATCTTCAGATGCAAAAACTGTGTCTTGGGATCCTTGTGTGCTTGTAAGGCTTTCTGTATTCCATTTTCAGTGCCCGATCCCATATTTTTCTCTGCATGTTGTTTTCTGTGATGGGTTTTTTACAGTATGTCTCTTACTGGTATGCTTTATGTAGGATTACATGCTGTGCATTGTACGTTCAGATTCAGTTGCTTTTAAAATCACAACTCCTCATCTGCTTTTATATATGTATGGAAACTTAATGCTTCAGTCCGAATTtagggaattttttttctctaaaagcCTGCATCACAAAAATCCTTTTGGGGCATTTTTCCAtagtttatttccttttattacttattttgtttttcttggtatTGTTTTTGTAAGTGCTAGTCTGATCTCTGCAGGGAATGAGAAAGCATAAACTCTTAAGAGAAGATATTCTTCCGGCAATGGCATCAAATAGAAAAGTCCAACGTTTGCTAAATGAGTTCATGGACCTCTTATCTGAATATGAGAGTGCAGAAACTAACCTTGAACAAAAAACTCCCATGCTACCAACTACATCTCAACAAGCAACGAGTCAAATGGATTGTGATCCACCTGTAACAGAGCAAATGGACACGACCCCACAAGCAATAGATCATACAAACTCTGCCCAGCCAGAAAAAGATCACGAGGACCCTACCCCCATTATAACTGATGAAGCTGACTGCACTCTGCTGGCAAATGATCAAGTAGATACATGCCCGATGGTAACAGATCAAGTTATTCCGGATTCTCTTGACAGAGATGCTGGTTCTTGAATTCTGCTTCTAACCAATAGGATTAATGTTAAAAACACTAGCAGACTGACACATGGTGTTGCATAAGTGGATATAGGTACATATATAGCTCATAATTCATTTTGGCATCCACATATTGGTCAAAAGAAGACAAACTTACATGGTATTAGAGAAGAAAAAGCTCCCTCGTTTTATTGATTTCGCTGGTGCATCTCTTAGCTCTTCTTTTATGCTGCACCTGAGTATGTATCAAAAAATCACATATTCAGTTAGCTaaccttgttttttgtttttttttttttttggggtgggGGGGGTGATCCTTGTAGTTTCTgaaatcaattttcttattcCATGTACAAGTACAGGCATAATGTTGATTAGATCTTCATTTA
The DNA window shown above is from Populus trichocarpa isolate Nisqually-1 chromosome 4, P.trichocarpa_v4.1, whole genome shotgun sequence and carries:
- the LOC18097952 gene encoding protein HIRA isoform X1, with amino-acid sequence MIAEKPSWVRHEGMQIFSIDIQPGGYRFATGGGDHKVRIWNMNSVSRDLEINEPTQRLLATLRDHFGSVNCVRWAKHGRYVASGSDDQVILVHERKPGSGTTEFGSGEPPDVENWKVAMTLRGHTADVVDLNWSPDDSILASGSLDNTIHVWNMSNGICTAVLRGHSSLVKGVTWDPIGSFIASQSDDKTVIIWRTSDWSLAHRTDGHWTKSLGSTFFRRLGWSPCGHFITTTHGFQKPRHSAPVLERGEWVATFDFLGHNAPIIVVKFNHSMFRRNFANAQEVKAAQVGWTNGASKIGGKESQPYNVIAIGSQDRTITVWTTASPRPLFVAKHFFTQSVVDLSWSPDGYSLFACSLDGSVATFHFDAKELGHRLSDIELDELKRSRYGDVRGRQANLAESAAQLLLEASAKETTNKKVALDIQQSQISVKPSVDLGVIAKTSEPQVDGGKNNGGATGDGLNKVPTPAQISSPVKQREYRRADGRKRIIPEAVGVPNQPETMTGGAQSQSLDFPRVSSDHRKVENGIGSVDGGLRESSIRGTLVRSSDLKERSVVAARATVTESLVIEKVPGSAGRDGSINVEPSGSVKASSSSSSCSTPLSIRVFDKKIGEDAIPISLEACPREHVVNDIVGVGNTCMMKETEIVCTRGAETLWSDRISGKVTVLAGNANFWAVGCEDGCLQVYTKCGRRAMPTMMMGSAATFIDCDECWKLLLVTRKGSLYVWDLFSRSCLLQDSLASLITSDPNSVKGTIKVISVKLSKSGSPLVVLATRHAFLFDMSLMCWLRVADDCFPASNFAGSWNLGSIQSGELAALQVDVRKFLARKPCGSRVTDDGVQTRAHLEAQLESSLALKSPNEYRQCLLSYIRFLAREADESRLREVCESFLGPPTGMAESTSSDAKTVSWDPCVLGMRKHKLLREDILPAMASNRKVQRLLNEFMDLLSEYESAETNLEQKTPMLPTTSQQATSQMDCDPPVTEQMDTTPQAIDHTNSAQPEKDHEDPTPIITDEADCTLLANDQVDTCPMVTDQVIPDSLDRDAGS
- the LOC7470450 gene encoding pentatricopeptide repeat-containing protein At2g27610, with protein sequence MTFKTLTKPQIKQTSKTLRSRFNLQLHTHQPLLQTHSVALKPHSGSKPPNLSEAHPVFCKSPQQDLVYYNHLLFQCSRENRNRGVVDLFVGIHRSGFFIDGSTLSCVLKACSFLFDRNFGIQVHNYSLKSGFLEDVSVGTALLDMYLKNENVEEGRRAFDEMGARNVVSWTSLLTGYAQNGLNVETLKLFLRMLVEGIKPNPFTFSAVIGALTDEGMVEAGIQVHTMAIKNGFGVATFASNSLINMYFKSGMIRDARAVFDSMTDRNAVSWNSMVAGLVTNGLHLETLDVFYHMRLAGVKLTKMVFAPVIKLCGNIKELGFSRQLHCQVLKSGFEYDKNIRTTLMLAYSKCGEMDNAFKIFSVMSDEVRNVVSWTAMISGYLQNGMAEQAVNLFCQMSREGIKPNDFTYSTILTAQPGVSPFEMHAQAIKRNYVKSPSVGTALLDAYVKRGNVDEASKVFQRIEEKDIVAWSAMICGYAQIGDTEGAVRIFVQMAKEKIKPNEYTFSGIINACAAPTAGVEQGKQLHAWSIKSRFNNALCVSSALLTMYSKRGDIESAFEVFKRQRERDLVSWNSIISGYAQHGYGRKALEVFEEMQRQNLEMDGVTFIGVISACTHTGLANEGQRYFDIMVKDHHIEPRMEHYSCMVDLYGRAGMLVKAMEIINEMPFPASANVWRTLLAASCIHRNLEVGKLAADKLISLQPQNPASYVLLTNMYASVGNWKERAKVRKLMEEKKVKKVAGYSWIEVKNKTYTFLAGDVSHPLSNQIYAKLEELSCQLKGAGYQPDTSYVFQDVDEEHKEAILSQHSERLAIAFGLIGTPPGTPLQIVKNLRVCGDCHSVIKLISILEGRDIVVRDSNRFHHFKGGLCSCGDYW
- the LOC18097952 gene encoding protein HIRA isoform X2, encoding MSNGICTAVLRGHSSLVKGVTWDPIGSFIASQSDDKTVIIWRTSDWSLAHRTDGHWTKSLGSTFFRRLGWSPCGHFITTTHGFQKPRHSAPVLERGEWVATFDFLGHNAPIIVVKFNHSMFRRNFANAQEVKAAQVGWTNGASKIGGKESQPYNVIAIGSQDRTITVWTTASPRPLFVAKHFFTQSVVDLSWSPDGYSLFACSLDGSVATFHFDAKELGHRLSDIELDELKRSRYGDVRGRQANLAESAAQLLLEASAKETTNKKVALDIQQSQISVKPSVDLGVIAKTSEPQVDGGKNNGGATGDGLNKVPTPAQISSPVKQREYRRADGRKRIIPEAVGVPNQPETMTGGAQSQSLDFPRVSSDHRKVENGIGSVDGGLRESSIRGTLVRSSDLKERSVVAARATVTESLVIEKVPGSAGRDGSINVEPSGSVKASSSSSSCSTPLSIRVFDKKIGEDAIPISLEACPREHVVNDIVGVGNTCMMKETEIVCTRGAETLWSDRISGKVTVLAGNANFWAVGCEDGCLQVYTKCGRRAMPTMMMGSAATFIDCDECWKLLLVTRKGSLYVWDLFSRSCLLQDSLASLITSDPNSVKGTIKVISVKLSKSGSPLVVLATRHAFLFDMSLMCWLRVADDCFPASNFAGSWNLGSIQSGELAALQVDVRKFLARKPCGSRVTDDGVQTRAHLEAQLESSLALKSPNEYRQCLLSYIRFLAREADESRLREVCESFLGPPTGMAESTSSDAKTVSWDPCVLGMRKHKLLREDILPAMASNRKVQRLLNEFMDLLSEYESAETNLEQKTPMLPTTSQQATSQMDCDPPVTEQMDTTPQAIDHTNSAQPEKDHEDPTPIITDEADCTLLANDQVDTCPMVTDQVIPDSLDRDAGS